The following DNA comes from Equus caballus isolate H_3958 breed thoroughbred chromosome 15, TB-T2T, whole genome shotgun sequence.
TGGAACTTGGAATTCAACCCCATCCAGGTGCTGGGGGACTCTGAGTAGAAGTATGACTTTGTCCCTGCCCTTCCCTCACTTCTAGAatatcatttattcaataaaacaaaagaaaagccttttccttACCCCATCAGTCCATCATTTTTTGAATGCAGGGTCACAGAGAAGTACTTTTTATTAACAACTGCTCACTCCAGGGCTTAGGTTTGCTGATGACACTCAGCAAGCTGGGGTGGCCAGTTTTTTTGAGGGCAGGGTTCAAATCCAACCCCATGTCACAGCAGGGACCAGGCCAAATGGGATGCAATTCGCCAAGAAAATACgcatccttccctccctttgctggagcgccccccaccccagcatctCTCCTTGCATCTCCCGGTGCAGGCTGTACAGAGATGTGCATGTAGTAGTCATTCCAGTTGGCGCCCGGCTTCCCAGTCCTCATTGAGGGAGAGGACATCTTGGCCCCACTTGACACCCGTGGGCCCTTGGGATGCAACAGCGTGTGAACAGCAATCAGTTTATTTGCTTTGCCATTCAGCCAAGTCCTGGAATGAATTTGGCCACCACAGGGGCCGTTTAGGGCCCAGCTGCTCAGGGACTCTGGGACACAGGAACAGCCCCTTACAGGGGTCTCTGAGAGCTGTCAGATGCCTATCTGAGGGGCACACGGTTTTTCTTGTTTACACTGTCCTCGGGGGAGGTGTCTAAACACTGGCTCCCAAGGGAAGGGCTGTTTCACCCTCTCGTGTACTTGAACCTACAGTAGTCGCCTTGCCTTTAGGTCCAGACTCACCCATTGGGGGGGAATAAAGGCCCTGTTGATTGACAGAGTCCCTTGATCAAATCCAGGAGGTGCTGGAATGTTGGAGAACTCCTGTGGTGTGGTGTGGATACACACCTGGCCTGAGGTCCCCATCGCAGTTCCTGTATACTGAGGGGCTGTCACCCACAGCCTGTCCCCTGCAGGCAGGTGGCCTCCCATGAGATAGGAAGCAGCAGCCTGGTGAGAGCAGACCCTCCAGACCCTGGACCTCTCAGGCCACCTCAGGCCTGTGACCTGGGAACCCTTTCGCGGGGTCCACTTCTGGCCTAGAGGCTCCTGAAACAGAGGTTCCTTGAAGAGTGGCTTAGTTCTAGGTCACTCTCTCCCGTCCCCTTCTAGAAACAGTCCCGGGGGTAGATGCCAAATCAGCCTGTCCATGCCAGTCTGGGCAGAATGCAGAACACGGCTGCTTTACAGAGTTTCTTCTCTCAAGCTCTACAGCGTCCTCTGGAATCCAAGGGCTGCGTCATCCCTGCCCCTCCGCCTCCACGTGGACCACAAGCAGGATGTGTAGTGAAAAGGGCTTgagagtcagaaagacctggacTCAAATCCTGGCTGTGTCACTTAAGCTACGTGAACTTGGGCAActttctcaacctctctgagcctcagtgtctttaTCAGTAAAGTGGGGATAACGCCACCTCCCTCACAGGTCACCGTGTCGACAAAATGATGCTGGGGCAGGCCTCACACAGGAATTCCTTTGCATCTGACACCCAGTGCAGTTGTTCTGGGGTGACTTCATCCTCATTCTCAGAATGAGAATGGGACCAGTGGGAGCAGATGGGAAGTACCTCTGTACATGAGCAACCTGCCACCAAGACTCAGTCCTCGGTTCTACCCGCCTCCCCCTTGGAGGTCACTGGGCATGCTTTTTCCTGCATTGAACCCTTTGCACTGAGCTTTCCACAGCTCTTAAGACACAGTGCTCTGTGACCCTCAAGAGCTGTCCTGCTGTGCCAAATACTCCTGGGGCTCAGAGCAGAGGAATGGGGGATGGTCATGGCTAAAGATTTTATTCCAAAAGCCAACCCGGTCAGGCCCAGTGGCTCCCTGGCATCACGCTCTGAACTCAAAGTAGCAGTCTCTCTTCTGCCGCTCCTGTGGGGAGACCCTCTTCCCGGATGGGAACGTCTGGTAGGTCTTCAGGTTGTCAGGGGAGACTCTTAAAAGGTGCCACTTCTTCTTCGGGGTCAGAGGAGGCCTGGGGGTGAGGATGGAGCCATTGTTAGGCAGTGTGCCGGGGCGGGAGGGCGAAAAACCACCACCTCAGCTCCACAGGCCCGTTCCCCTGCCTGTGTGGACACTGACCCTGCTAGCTGCCCAGCAGCCCAACATCTGATAAGTCACCCTGCATTTGAGATCAGAATGACTTCTATTTGCACCACAGGACAGTGGCTCAGAGTGAGGACGCGggtgtcagacagacctgggatGGACTCTGGCCAAGCTCCCGTGTAAAATGGACTAATGTGGACCTCCCTCTTAGCTTTGTTTTGAGGAGTAAATGAGGCCATGCATATAAAGCTCTTAATATAATGCTGGATAAGGGGCAAACACTCAACAAATGTGATAAGAAATGGCGATGGTGGTGATGCTGATGACAGTGATAGTGATCGTGAAGATGGTGATGatgctgatggtgatgatgtCACTGGAGCTCAGGGAACAGCAGGGACTTGCCTCAGGCCACAGAAGTGATCAGGGGAATGGCTGAGTGCAGGCACTGACCATCTTACTCCCAATCAACTGTTGGCCCTTTGTGCTGGGCATGAAGCCATCAGCTGCAGTGCAGGCTGCCGGGCGGTTTGGAAGAAGAACGGAGGTGGGGTGTCCTGGGCACCCTGCAGCTGTGGGAGACGCAGATGCTGCCTGGAGCAGTCTCAAGAGGAGACCTGTCCCCAGAGAGGCCTCACACTGTCCTCAAGGACAGAATGGCTCTGAGCCAGCCCAAGGGGTGGAGATGGCCAGCCCAGAGTCCCGGAGCTGGGGTTGGGAGACTTTGGTTCCCTCCAGGTTCTACTCCAACCAGACTTGCCACCCAGCACAAGTTCCTGAGGCCatcgctgagcctcagtttcccagatTATAAAACGGGCTCGTCTGTCTCACAGAGAGGAGCCTATAGAGGCAGTTAAACCCGTTTCTTTAAAAACCATTAAACTCTGTGGAAAGGGTTGCTGCTTTATCAATAATGATGATGGCAAGGCTCAGGACTCTGGAGGCAAGCAATGGGTCAGCATGGAGTTGGACACCCAAGACCTGTTCACTGACCTCCTGACACCCCCACAGACACCTTGGCAATACAGACTTCTGATCTCCCGGCCTGGACGCCAGGAGGGAGAGCAAGGAAACTGCATGCCCGGATTATCTCACAGGGCAGAGCTGGCCTTCCCTGGGAAAAGAAGCTCTCCTGGATAAAAGCAGCaaggggcaggcagggaggaaCTGTCATATTTTGTTAGATGGACAGTTGgactttgaaagatatttttaagtccCTAGGAGAACACTTTCCCAGTCTGCACTGGGCTGGGAGGGCCGATTCCCGGCTTTGTGTAGTGCCCTCCAGGACCACCAGAGGGCAGCAGCTCCCCGCTGCTGGAAGTGGTCATGCTCACGTTTAGATGCATGCAGCTGCAAGGCTGCCATTGCAGGGGAAGTCTGCAGATTCAGGCCAATAAAGATTGTGGGTTTTGCTCCCAAACTCCCAGTGCATCTGGCTAGGAAAATGCTCTTCCAGATTCCACCCTCGCTCAGGTTCCCGGCATCCCTCCTGAGGCCCTGACGCCCTTGCTCTATAACTCTGGCAACTCATTTCTCAGTCCAAATGTCTGTCTGCCTGGTTGAGAGCAGGTGCCCCATGTTCGTGTGTTTGCTGAATGTGTGGATGAAGGGAGGGCAGGCACTCACAGGTCGGTGGGGAGGGGGTACCGTTCCCACTCCCTCACAGGCAGCACGAAGTAGGGGACCCGGGGTACCATGCCTGTCTTGTCTCGATAGTACTTCCGATGCTGCTGCGCCATCTACAGCTCCACCAAGGAAGAGATGACAAGTTCTCAGGGTGCAGGAGTGACCTCAGGCACCTGCAGTTCCTGCCTGGCTGtacctgggctgggggtgggggccgtCTCCCCTAATGCCCCTGGAGGAGTCCCTAGTCAGGTGTCCTCTCAGAACCTCAGCTCCTTGTCTGTCTCATGGGGATACTGACAAGCACCACACTAGCTTTTCTATGGAGAGTAAATAAGACCAGAGACCAGCAGAGGTGAGGGATGTGCAGCCCAGCTTAGCAGGTGGCCCAGGTAAGCTCCACATGGGTTTGTTTCTCCCTTTGCCTCCCTCCTGGACAGGGCATGCTCTGGGTAGAGCCAAGGTGGAGGGCAAAGGCCTTCCCAGGCCCACTGACACTGCCCCAAAGCCCCTCGGAGTCTGACAGCATCAATCTGGTCCTTTCCCAGGGGAGCCTGCCTTTTCATACAGTTCTCCACCCTGAGGACCAGGAGGCACCTGTGTCCTTGAAATCAGGCTGGGAGGGATGTTGGTaagagaagtgagggagagagtgagaTTTCCAGGAACGCAGCAGAGAAAGAGCTCGGGCCCCCGCTAAGGTGAGTGAGCGCCTGTGGGGCCCACTGGGAGGTTTCCGAACCAGATCCATGGGGGCTTTAAGAGCCAGAGGAGCAGGACAAGAACAACAGGGTGTGGGCAGGTCCCCTCCATCTGCCTCTCTCCCCCTGAGGGCAGTTAGgctccaggctggggctggggttgaCTTGGCACGTCCTCAGAGGGCCCATGGAGCAGGGAGGTGTCAGGTGGGCCCCAGGTCCAGGTGGGCAAGTACAGCTGAGAGTGGACTTGGGCCTGGAGCTGGGAGGATGCCTCGTGGGCCCTTTGCACACGTGTGATTCATCCTATGGGTGAACCTTGGGCCTTTTTCTCAGGTAGGAGGTAAGCGAGGATCCACAGGGCCAGGAGGCTACTGGACagagggaaggggggtggggtgcaggcaGGGAGGGACGGCGGCAGCCAGCCTGGGGCAGCCCACCTGGTAGAACCACTTGAGTTCAGAGGAGCGGTCACTGTCCAGGTTGAAGCGGGTGTAGCTGGGGGCGCGCAGCCAGTGGTCCCGGGTGTGGGAGCAGTTACTCAGCACGAagctggggtttggggagaagatggtCGGAAAGTGACCGCCTTTGCTGAAGGGAGTGTAGCTCTTCTCCAGGGCTGCGTTGCGGTGGTCCTGGAAGTACTTGAGGGTGGTGGCGCTATAGGGGGAGCCGAGGGAGAAGGCCACACTGGGAACATGGCCTTGGTACCTGTGATAGCAGTGGGGCAAGGGAGGGAGAGATCAGTGAAGGGCTCACTGGGGGTGAAGTTGGTGGGCCCCACTCGCCTCCTCTGGGCCTCGAGAGGCTTCCTAAGGTGCACTGCCCACCTCGGGTCTCTGAGGAAGGACAAGTCAAGGAGACTCTGGGCCTCTTCCTTCCCCGAACCTCTAGGATGGTCATCTCTGCAGACCAGAGGCTTACACAGGGGCCAGAacacctgggttccagtcctgacCCCTCAGCAAGGCTACAGGCAAACCACTCTCCCTCGATGGCCCTCTGTTTACTCAGGGATCAGCCAGACGATGCAGGGGcctccagctctgacattctgCAGTTATCTCATTAAAGGGCAGAGAGAATATGAGAAGAAGTTGGTGGGGGCCCAGCATTGAAATGTGACGAGTGTCGGATGTATTATGGCCGAGGCCTGGGTTCAGATGCTGCAGCGTCACTCCTAGAATGATGACGACCTCACAAGACGCCACTCAGCCAGCCTGCAGAGCTCCACCAGGCTTCAGGAGCTCCGAGAGCTTTAAAAGGACCCTCTGCGACCAAGAAGGCCAGTGAGAGGGACAGGAGACTGGCGAGCAGAGACTCCTGGGGACATAGGACAAGCAGACACAGTGCACTCAAGAACCCTGGTTAAGTGAGGCTCACACAGAGAGCCAGACTTGTCTTGGCAAAGTGAGAGGAGAGTCATGGACATCAGAGAGGGTAAGCGTCAGACTCTGGGCCCACAACAAAGATCAAAGCTTTTCCGGTCAGCACGCCTGCCTGAGGGCTTCCCCGTCGCTCCTCACCCTCTgacacccagccctgcccccatgATGCCACTGAAATCGCTTTTGATGAGGTCATCAGTGGCCTTCCTGCAGCACTGGGCATTGTTGCCCTCTCTTCTCGAAACACAGCTCTTAGTATTTATCACactgttctctcatttctgttgATTTTCACCTACATCTCattccttctcaggctccttctcaTGATGCTCCTCTTCTGCCCATTTCCTTTGGGGTCTGTCCTGGGCCCACACAGTCTTCCTAGGTGATGGCATCCAGGCCATGGCCTTAACCTTTACCTGTGTGCAGATGACCCCTGGTCTGCATCTCCAGCCCAGAAGTTCCCTCCAGCTTCAGACTCCCGTAAAAAGTTGCACACTAGACATCGCCCATGGATGTCCCCCGGGCATTGTCTCCCACCCTCTCCATCCCCAGCAGTCTAGTCCATCTCAATGAAGGCCACTCCCCAGATGTCCAAGTCAGAATCGTGGTCATCCATCTCCCTCAGCTTCACCCCTCACATCCATGCAGTCACCGCGCCCTGCAGCTCCATCTCCACCAGCTGAGCTCTAGCCACGTCACCTGCAGCCTGGACCATGGCAGCAGCAGCCTCTCTGTTCTCCTAACTGCACGGCACCTCCAACCCACTTTCCGTACTTCAACCAGATGGAACTTTCTCAAGTCAAATCCTCAGCACGGCCTTCAGGGCCATCTGTGATCtgacccctgcctccctctccagccccaccATCAACCCTACACCCTGGGCGTGAAGAGCCATTTGCAGTTCTCTACTGTGactgctctttctcctccctccccgctttcttcctctccttctcctctgggtTCTTGCCCTGTGCCTCCTGTCAGCGGGAATGCCAGGTCTGTCCTCTACCACCTCTGCTCCTTGCCTCCCAGCACTAACTGGTCCTTTCAGACTTGCCTAAATATCACTTCTTTGAAGAAGCCTTCCTCACCACCTCTTCTAAGGCCGGATGTGTCCCGCACTCTGTTCCCGTTGCACCCCAAAACCCTTCCACCAGCCATATCTCACTCGGTGCTATTGTCCGCTTCCATCTTTGCCTCCTCTGCTAGACTGGGAGTTTCTTGAGGACAGAGCTGGATCACGTTTTACTTATCTTTGGGCCCGCTGTTCTCAGTACTgggtctggcacatggtaagtagGTAGGAAATGTTTATCGAACAAACGAGAAGATGAGTGGCTGACGTGCTTACAGTACCAGTGACGCTTACGGTTGGACCTACACACACAAACCCCCAAAGACCAGTGGCCATGCTCCCAGGATCGCCAATACATCTCCTGAGACCACCCACCGTGATTCTTGCCCTCAGCTGAGTTCCCTTACCACACATCGAAGCTCCATGAAGCCAGGGAGCCTGCCAGGTCATTGCAACCCGTGGGCTTCTCCATTTTAGGAGCTTGTCCTCCATGGGAGGCTAAAGAACACTGAGGTCTTTGAAGTCAGTGCTTCAGTAATTAGCTCTGAGGGCTGCTTCAGGCCTCAATGTCCTCCCCATAGAATGGGTGTTGGACTAGAATTAGATGGCCGTGCGTGATTTCCTTCTTTAATCTTCAGGTGAAAGGCAAGAAAATTCAGCATGGGGATGACTGATAGGCCTTCCAATTGTTTCCCAATGTAGGCAAAATATAGTCCTTCCTGGCTCCTGTCCTACCCCCCTCAGCAGCTCCACCTTCCAGGAATCCTGCAGCATTGGAGGTTGCCCAGGCCCGAGCAGGCCGAGGAGGGGAAACCCTCCACTGGACTCCAaccttcctccagcctcctctctcttGTCCCTTGGCTTCTCTCTGCCATTGATCCCATGACCCTGGGGGTCCTAACCCTCTCCCACCTGCCTCTGCCCTTCTGCTGGCCCCTCCTGTGTTCCTTGCTGGTGGCCACATCACATCTCTAAGGAACACTCTaccttctgcttttatttcttcctctcctattcTTGCCTTGACCTCCCTCAGTCTGACCTCTGACCCACCACTTAAATGTGAACCTGTACTTTTTCATTAACGTCACCTAAGATCATCcaattgccaaatccaatgtcctTGGCTCACACCACCTCTCTGTAACACTCacactgatgaagaaactgatttGGAAGAAACACAACCTGACAAGTAGAAGCAGAGCTCCTGAGAGTTCTTTGTGTTATGTCTGAAAACCAATCAAAACATAACTCAATGATCAAGAAGTCAAAGACAAGCGGTAGGCAGATGCTCCTTCCTTCACGCCAGTGAGTCCTTCCTTGTGGAGGGAGCTCCCCGCGGAAGTGTCTCCATCTCCCACCCGCCCTTCCACGTTGGAGGTGGAGGAACATCTGCCTGGTGTGTTGAAGGGAAAAAATGGGGCTTGCTGAAGCCCACCACTCCCTCCCCCTTTTCCTTGGAAGCGAGGAAGCCCACACTGCTCCTCCATGCCCTGTTTTGGGTGGACACACGCTGTCCTTCAGGAAGAAAgcctgccccctccagccctgccaTCTCATCCTGCAGTTCAGCGTCAGCCCCGCTCTCCTATATCAGCCTCCACTCTTTTATCTGACTTCTCAAGTGGTTCAGAACGTAGGGAATGAAAGTGGTGCTGGTCATCAGGTGCTGCCAAACTCCAACAAAAAGATAACACGGTGACAGAATGAAAACTAAAGAAAGCTTGTCGACGAGATTCTGTAGGGAAAAGAGCATGACCCAACAATAGCAAACTGGCcaatgagagccagccctgacggcctagtggtttAAGTTCGGGgcagtctgcttcagcagcccgggttcgaTTCCTTGGCACTGAACCACACCAtccgtcagtagccatgctgtggcagagctcacatagaagaaccagaagtaCTTCCAACTAGaattacaactatgtactggggctttggggaggaaaaagaaagaattctctttaaaaaagccaaaaaaactgGTCATTCAGTATAAAGGCAGCTGCTGGTCCTTTTTGGCATGAAAGAACTCTGGAAATAAAGAACCCATAGGCTTTTCAGTGACAAAATCCTGCCAACTGGGAGgagtcaacagaaaaaaatactcagTAACGTAGAAACTCTGTTGGAATGACTGGTGGTTAG
Coding sequences within:
- the CIMIP2C gene encoding ciliary microtubule inner protein 2C isoform X2; the encoded protein is MASRSAGTLPTEFNAAYVPLGLVPGATTLKYFQDHRNAALEKSYTPFSKGGHFPTIFSPNPSFVLSNCSHTRDHWLRAPSYTRFNLDSDRSSELKWFYQMAQQHRKYYRDKTGMVPRVPYFVLPVREWERYPLPTDLPPLTPKKKWHLLRVSPDNLKTYQTFPSGKRVSPQERQKRDCYFEFRA
- the CIMIP2C gene encoding ciliary microtubule inner protein 2C isoform X1, whose translation is MASRSAGTLPTEFNAAYVPLGLVPGYQGHVPSVAFSLGSPYSATTLKYFQDHRNAALEKSYTPFSKGGHFPTIFSPNPSFVLSNCSHTRDHWLRAPSYTRFNLDSDRSSELKWFYQMAQQHRKYYRDKTGMVPRVPYFVLPVREWERYPLPTDLPPLTPKKKWHLLRVSPDNLKTYQTFPSGKRVSPQERQKRDCYFEFRA